One window of the Cotesia glomerata isolate CgM1 linkage group LG10, MPM_Cglom_v2.3, whole genome shotgun sequence genome contains the following:
- the LOC123273332 gene encoding uncharacterized protein LOC123273332 yields MNSPNLNVNNITMSSQQIQQSQRHTSSRNVNYANVTSKDSFPKRDQAIIIESLENVNIEVYLDALSSLVPPTAIRFISRIAQNRICMYLESSQLVEDLVERKCKLTINNRELPIRSLVVKNKRIVLSNVCPTIPHYTVEQELRKMGVEPMSPITYLRSGTANPKYAHVLSFRRQVFVSPTDEKKLPEKFQLNFEDINYWIYPTCDSLKCFLCKELGHLAKNCPINTRDTHQNTESVGATSLHTTNIQSQLQTNLESLIEDQTHNETQELPTTSDVTIDPTQMKINLQDLFVVPTVNDPEFPKRAHPPTTSTISSLDVLEKELDMETEPEDYSESIASEESDSPSKIDITNTQLPKKSIAKKRKLAEKQEFYNAAWNNVKEKVEAQVPPANHVLSADQLRHLIESTKGKEAIKDTVKQYSDNQSPLCLCLQETNFNKDHCANLNGYLKYFKNRVEANRASGGVAIFVKSHAIPEEIQLTTNLEAVAVRLKYPINISLCNIYIPNSKTLETEELTRIINQLPIPFILLGDFNSHHEYWGSDRQDPRGNLIANWLDSNEDLILCNTGQPTHFCTRSGRTSSIDLTIVDKIIAPAVRWVALEDTYDSDHFPIVTMLLSPDDCPSPVLVEKFIYSKADWPSYQSKVDELLQKLPEINLRGEIPVDEITAEFSSLILEAANLSIPKTNGKRKKKQVYWWNEDCKKAVLEQKKAFRMYKKNAHSDQSAQLRIEFMKKRAIARRTLKESRRSSWREFVSSINNQTPVTEVWNKIHCLNTNKKKALSTIVLEKEDGNHTANPIETADMLAASFAANSSSSNYDEKFLDLRKNEEINSLFDTQDNSQTFNGELSMHELTRELAKLRNSSPGPDQIPNILIKNLPVRGLCYLLDLFNLIWIKQQFPQKWKEAIIVPILKPNKIPSNCKSYRPIALTCNISKLMEKILSKRLKWYAEANNIISPQQYGFRQFRSTQDHLANFVTQICDAFIDNQFLLAASLDIEKAYEMAWAHRILRILEKKNIRGNMLAYIKNFLTDRRIQVRVDHTLSESRIVENGFPQGAVLSVILFLIDINDVIDHISSPVKGNLFADDLIVHCRGKNLNHTSHLVQKTLDSLQKWKRINLLKVISSTKWGADKYSMLLTYRATIRSKMDYGSSLYDTAAGHRLNELNSIHNLALRLSIGAFRTSPINSTLAEAEEMPLYLRRKEILLNFMNRAQAQTGDPAFDYTKKNPVTDLEYRLKSKSLKPPRVRYSDELDKLNIIVPSFLPRRQGISPPWKSPNAHIDLELAERQKNTTPDQTYRSYFQAVMEKYTNYTCFYTDGSVKKERTSCAVVFSNTKLDFRLQNFNSIFTCEATAISQALSIAIDKPDLGHIAIFTDSRSCLSAISNIINTNPIILNIQEKIHSLNDNNRLVKLIWIPSHRGIPGNEEADKVAKEAIDNLAINYSIATTATEFKKHIKNSIRDQWKEEWEKWARKNAPKLAEVRDSHYDPNPVDTFCRRDQVTLTRLRIGHTKLTHSYLMSKEPKNNCNFCNMELTVKHILFECQSLVPIRNKIQLPNTIKDCLNSTRGCYKTLKFLKEIKIINEI; encoded by the exons ATGAATAGCCCTAACCTCAACGTAAACAACATCACAATGAGCTCACAACAGATCCAACAGTCCCAAAGACACACCAGTTCAAGAAATGTAAACTACGCTAATGTAACATCGAAAGACAGTTTTCCAAAAAGAGACCAagcaattattattgaatcacTTGAAAATGTGAATATTGAAGTATACCTAGATGCCTTGTCTTCTCTCGTCCCACCTACAGCCATCCGGTTCATCTCCCGGATTGCTCAGAACCGAATTTGTATGTATCTGGAGTCTTCTCAACTAGTAGAAGATCTTGTGGAAAGAAAATGCAagttaacaattaacaatCGAGAACTACCAATTAGATCTCTTGtggtcaaaaataaaagaattgtTCTCTCCAATGTATGTCCAACTATACCGCACTACACCGTAGAACAAGAACTCAGGAAAATGGGAGTGGAGCCTATGTCTCCAATAACCTATCTTCGATCAGGTACTGCTAATCCTAAGTACGCGCACGTCTTGAGTTTTCGAAGACAGGTCTTCGTATCTCCAACCGACGAGAAAAAACTACCGGAAAAGTTTCAACTGAACTTCGAGGATATAAACTACTGGATTTACCCTACTTGCGACTCATTAAAATGCTTCCTGTGTAAAGAACTGGGACATTTGGCTAAAAATTGTCCCATAAACACACGAGATACCCATCAGAATACTGAGAGTGTTGGGGCAACTTCACTCCACACTACCAATATTCAATCTCAACTACAAACTAATCTAGAATCCTTGATAGAAGACCAAACTCACAATGAAACTCAAGAATTACCCACCACCTCAGATGTAACAATTGACCCAactcaaatgaaaataaatttacaagatCTTTTCGTCGTTCCTACGGTAAACGATCCAGAGTTCCCAAAAAGAGCCCACCCTCCAACAACTTCAACAATCTCATCGTTGGACGTCTTGGAAAAAGAGTTGGATATGGAAACAGAACCAGAAGATTACTCCGAATCAATCGCGTCAGAAGAGTCTGACAGTCCTTCAAAAATCGACATAACGAACACTCAATTACCTAAAAAAAGtatagcaaaaaaaagaaAGCTGGCAGAGAAACAAGAATTCTACAATGCAGCGTGGAATAATGTCAAGGAAAAAGTCGAAGCTCAAGTCCCACCAGCTAATCACGTTCTCAGCGCTGATCAGCTGAGACACTTGATCGAAAGCACTAAAGGTAAGGAAGCGATAAAAGATACAGTTAAGCAATATTCAGACAAT CAAAGTCCTTTATGCCTTTGTCTGCAAGAAACTAACTTCAACAAAGATCACTGTGCTAACTTAAACggttatttaaaatacttcaAAAACAGAGTAGAAGCTAATAGAGCGAGTGGTGGCGTCGCCATTTTTGTCAAGTCCCATGCAATCCCGGAAGAAATACAGCTTACAACTAATCTAGAAGCAGTAGCAGTCAGATTAAAATACCCtataaacatttctctctgCAATATCTACATACCTAACAGCAAAACATTAGAGACAGAAGAATTAACAAGAATCATCAATCAGCTTCCTATACCTTTTATCCTCCTCGGTGACTTTAACAGCCACCACGAGTACTGGGGATCGGACCGTCAAGACCCCAGAGGTAACCTAATAGCAAACTGGTTAGACAGTAACGAAGACTTAATACTATGCAATACTGGACAACCAACCCACTTCTGTACGCGAAGCGGACGAACTAGCTCCATAGACCTAacaatagttgacaaaatcATTGCTCCAGCCGTCAGATGGGTTGCGCTCGAAGACACTTATGATAGCGATCATTTTCCCATAGTCACCATGCTTCTATCTCCAGATGACTGTCCCTCTCCAGTACTCGTTGAAAAGTTTATCTATAGTAAAGCAGATTGGCCCTCCTACCAATCCAAAGTAGatgaattactccaaaaactTCCGGAAATCAATCTCAGAGGTGAAATCCCAGTTGATGAAATAACCGCTGAATTTTCATCTCTAATCCTAGAAGCAGCAAACTtgtcgattccaaaaactaacgGCAAACGAAAAAAGAAACAAGTATATTGGTGGAACGAAGATTGTAAAAAAGCAGtgttggaacaaaaaaaagcCTTTCGGATGTACAAGAAGAACGCTCACTCTGACCAGAGCGCCCAACTCAGAATAGAATTCATGAAAAAGAGAGCCATAGCTAGAAGAACTCTAAAAGAAAGTCGACGAAGCTCATGGAGAGAGTTTGTATCATCCATTAACAACCAAACCCCTGTTACAGAGGTTTGGAATAAAATACACTGCCTAAacacaaataagaaaaaagcATTGAGTACTATAGTTTTAGAAAAAGAAGACGGGAATCATACAGCGAATCCAATAGAGACAGCAGACATGCTGGCAGCCTCTTTCGCAGCCAACTCGAGCTCCTCCaattatgatgaaaaatttttagacctcaggaaaaatgaagaaatcaACTCACTCTTTGACACTCAAGATAACAGCCAAACCTTTAATGGAGAACTGTCGATGCACGAACTAACAAGGGAACTAGCAAAGCTGCGCAACTCCAGCCCAGGCCCTGATCAAATACCGAATATCCTAATCAAAAACCTTCCAGTTAGAGGTCTCTGCTACCTACTCGACTTATTCAACTTAATCTGGATAAAACAGCAGTTTCCTCAAAAGTGGAAAGAAGCTATAATAGTGCCAATCTTAAAACCAAATAAAATCCCAAGTAACTGCAAGAGCTATAGGCCCATCGCCTTAACCTGTAATATAAGTAAACTCATGGAAAAAATACTTTCCAAAAGACTAAAATGGTATGCAGAAGCCAACAATATCATTTCTCCACAACAATATGGTTTTCGACAGTTTCGCTCGACTCAAGATCACCTGGCCAACTTCGTCACTCAAATATGTGACGCATTCATAGATAACCAATTTTTACTAGCAGCTTCCCTGGACATTGAGAAGGCGTACGAGATGGCTTGGGCTCACCGAATCCTGCGCATATTGGAAAAAAAGAACATAAGAGGAAATATGCTGGCTTATATTAAAAACTTCCTAACAGACAGGAGAATTCAGGTGAGAGTGGATCATACTCTATCTGAAAGTAGAATAGTCGAAAATGGATTCCCACAGGGAGCAGTATTAAGTGTCATTCTCTTTTTAATAGACATTAATGATGTAATTGATCACATCTCAAGTCCTGTGAAAGGAAATCTTTTTGCAGATGACCTCATCGTACACTGCAGAGGCAAAAACTTAAATCATACATCACACTTAGTGCAAAAAACCTTAGATTCTCTCCAGAAATG GAAGAGGATTAATTTACTCAAGGTAATATCCTCAACAAAGTGGGGAGCGGACAAGTACTCAATGCTATTAACTTACCGAGCAACAATTAGATCAAAAATGGACTATGGATCAAGTCTCTACGACACAGCAGCAGGCCACCGATTAAATGAATTGAATAGCATCCATAATTTAGCACTTAGACTGAGCATCGGGGCTTTTAGAACCAGTCCGATCAACAGCACCCTAGCGGAAGCAGAAGAAATGCCACTATACCTAAGAAGAAAagaaatcttattaaattttatgaacagAGCCCAAGCACAAACAGGCGACCCAGCCTTCGATTACACAAAAAAGAATCCAGTAACAGATCTCGAATATAGACTCAAAAGCAAGTCTCTTAAACCCCCAAGAGTCAGATACTCAGACGAGCTAGATAAACTTAACATAATAGTCCCCAGTTTCCTCCCTAGAAGACAAGGTATCTCTCCACCATGGAAGTCTCCAAACGCACACATAGATCTTGAACTAGCAGAGAGACAAAAAAATACTACACCAGACCAAACGTATCGTAGCTACTTCCAGGCTGTTATGGAGAAATATACAAACTACACATGTTTTTATACAGACGGATCGGTTAAAAAAGAGCGAACTAGCTGCGCAGTGGTATTCTCAAATACCAAGTTGGACTTCCgtctacaaaattttaattcaatctTCACCTGCGAAGCTACAGCAATCTCACAAGCATTATCCATTGCCATCGACAAGCCTGACCTGGGACATATAGCAATTTTCACCGACTCAAGGAGTTGTCTTTCAGCAATATCAAATATAATAAACACCAACCCGATCATCCTGAATATCCAAGAAAAAATCCACTCACTTAACGACAACAACAGACTAGTTAAACTAATCTGGATCCCTAGTCACCGAGGAATTCCAGGGAACGAAGAGGCAGACAAAGTAGCAAAAGAGGCTATCGACAACCTAGCAATCAACTACTCAATCGCTACCACAGCTACAGAATTCAAAAAGCACATAAAAAACTCAATCCGAGATCAGTGGAAAGAAGAGTGGGAGAAATGGGCAAGAAAAAACGCCCCGAAATTAGCTGAAGTCAGAGACTCACATTATGATCCTAACCCAGTTGACACCTTCTGCAGGCGTGATCAAGTCACACTCACAAGATTACGTATAGGCCATACGAAACTAACCCACTCATACTTAATGAGCAAAGAACCAAAGAATAACTGCAATTTCTGTAATATGGAGCTCACTGTTAAGCACATATTATTTGAATGTCAAAGCCTCGTCCCCATAAGGAACAAAATCCAGCTACCGAACACCATCAAGGACTGTCTCAACTCAACAAGAGGATGCTACAAGACGTTAAAGTTTCTCAAAGAAATCaagataattaatgaaatttaa